Genomic window (Arachis hypogaea cultivar Tifrunner chromosome 13, arahy.Tifrunner.gnm2.J5K5, whole genome shotgun sequence):
TgggtcatgtttttttttttttttcttttaacttgTAAGACCGATATTGTTCAGCAATCCTAAGTCACTTCCCTCAACTTTATATAGTTTCATAATACTCTTTTATatagtttcaattttttatttaaaaatgggACTAAACACACAGAGACATAATTAtagtagttttagttttagatttttttttttttgtaatagttttagttttagattattCCCATTAAAATACTTCACATTTTGTATAGTTTTGTTTTTCTCTGGAACATTATGCATCGGTTTTTTTTATTGACTTCGGGGCCAAAGCCCAAAGAAACAATCACGCTGAGCCCATTTTGGAGTCTATTTTTTATATAACAGCGACTGGAAAATAAATACCAAAAACATTGAGGACCGAAAAAAAAATTGACCAACTAATCTAATGCAAAACCAATAAACATTTATCATATTCAGCACTCAGCACCGCCACCACTCCAACCGCCGCCGCACCACACTTTCCGGTCTCTCTGCGTTGCTGTGCTTCGTCTCTGCCCCTGCGAACTACTCAGTCAGACTCGGTCCTTCTCCACTCTCCTCCGAGACTTGAGAAGATGAAGCACGAGGCTGATGCTGAAGCTAAGGTTCTCCCTCTCGAATTGGTGGAGAAAATCCTAGTATGGTTGCCGGTAAAATCCCTAATTCGGTTCAGGTGCGTCTCAAAACAATGGCTTTCTCTGATTTCTGATTCACGTTTTGCAAAATTGCATTACGATACTGCTGATGCTGCACCCACCAATAAGAACACTAGGCTTTTGTACTTGTCGAGTGAGGTTCCCGAGGCTCGTTGTGTAGATCTGGAAGCTTCGATTCGCGGCGATTACGCGCTTCAGCTTCCTCTAAGTTGTCGCCATTTCAGCCTTAGTATTCTAGGTTCATGTAGGGGCTTCATACTGTTGCGCATTCATGTACATGGCGCTCCACTCCTTCTGTGGAACCCTGTAACGGGTTCTCACAGATCAGTGCCGTACCCTGTTGCTGACCCTGATGTtccttgttggatgggttttggCTCGTCAAACAATTTATGGGGTGGTCTTGGCTATGATGAATCTTGTGATGATTATTTAGTAGTAGTAGGATGGGGTGACGGACATGAATGGAGACCTCATTGGGAATATTTTTCTGTTAGAACCAATTCCTGGAAAGAAATTGAGTGTGGCCATCTTCCTCCTCATTTGGTTACCATTGATTGTGCAGTGTTTTGTAACGGGGTTCTTTATTGGTTGGCCGTTAAAGATATGGAAGTGAATTTTGTGATTGTTGCCTTCGACTTAGCCGGAAAGCATCTATCAATGGTGTCATTTCCAACTTCAGGCGGATCCCGTCGGCTGTTAAAGCTGTTTGCTGGATGCCTTGGGATATCTTACTTGAACTTCACGGAAGACCAGAAGATTGAGATCTGGGTAATGAAGGAGTTATCTTGGACTAAGCTCAATGTTGTGCTTCCTTATGCTCATGGAATCTACCCATTGTGTGCTCCTGGAATCCACCCTTTGTGTTTCAATAAAGGTGAACTTGTTGGCACCAAAAACAATGAGTTGGTCAAAGTCAGCGATAAAGGTGTATCGGTGGAGTCTCTAAGAATTAGTTGTCGTGATAATGACTCGAAGATGGTTATGTTTACTGAGAGTTTACTGTCACTTCCGGACAAGTTTGGCGGCACTGGGGAAGAACAAGGAAAGTAGGGTGTTCACACATGAGATACCAAAAGTTGTTTGCAGGCTCTGGTGTGCATGTTTCAGCAAGTTACTGAAGTTAGGAGCATCTTTGATAAGGTGTTTTATATGTATCTTCTATCCAGATTTAACATATGTCTTCTAAATTTTGTATTGAATGTTTTGTTTTAGGATTAATGGACTTGTGCTCATCCtttgttcaaaaaaaatatatatatatatattccaataCAAATAACTTTTGAGTTCGTATACCTGTAAATTTTCTGGGTAGTAGTACTATGCCTGTCATTTTTGGTTCCTTCAAACTATATTCGATTGCAACTTTATTGGAAAATaaccccatactcaattaagaggttgcgggttcgagtctcctatctttccaaatttttgccaatgaataatagctcaaatggcataatcttcccatactcaattaagaggttgcgggttcgagtctcgtatcttttggtaaaaaaaaaaaaaataagaaattgagAAAACTTTGCATGGGAGTGTTTTCACTTGTCTGCAATGAAATGGGGCTTGTTCCATTtgaccctttttttttctttttttctttaaatctgaaataaagaataaaaaatagtttttaatctTTTAGATTTTTAATTGCTTGAAAGACTATGTTTGGATTTATGAAATAAGGTAAGGTAGATGGAGTAAAGAATTTAGTGAACTT
Coding sequences:
- the LOC112737121 gene encoding F-box/kelch-repeat protein At3g23880, which produces MKHEADAEAKVLPLELVEKILVWLPVKSLIRFRCVSKQWLSLISDSRFAKLHYDTADAAPTNKNTRLLYLSSEVPEARCVDLEASIRGDYALQLPLSCRHFSLSILGSCRGFILLRIHVHGAPLLLWNPVTGSHRSVPYPVADPDVPCWMGFGSSNNLWGGLGYDESCDDYLVVVGWGDGHEWRPHWEYFSVRTNSWKEIECGHLPPHLVTIDCAVFCNGVLYWLAVKDMEVNFVIVAFDLAGKHLSMVSFPTSGGSRRLLKLFAGCLGISYLNFTEDQKIEIWVMKELSWTKLNVVLPYAHGIYPLCAPGIHPLCFNKGELVGTKNNELVKVSDKGVSVESLRISCRDNDSKMVMFTESLLSLPDKFGGTGEEQGK